The following DNA comes from Coleofasciculus chthonoplastes PCC 7420.
TTCAAAATAAAGCGATTTAATAGACTTATAAGCAAAGTACAACCATCTGATCAATCAGACTATTTTACAGTTATCTCAACTCTCTCAGAATTTTCAGGAGTACGATTATGCTGAAATTCAAGCCAATTCTTTCTCTTACCGTAGTCGGACTATCTCTCAGCCTACTCAGTAGTGGTAAAGCCTTAGCCTTCAGCTTCAACTTTAGTCCAATAGTAGAAACTAACAGTTCATTCAGTTCCTTTAGCAGCCTCGGTTCTGGACTCGGTACCGCAGGTGGGAATAGCGGCTATAAGTTGTCCAATGACGCCGACTATCAAAACGGAAAAGGACTGGCAATTAACAATAATGGTCAAGTCGTCTTTTTTGCCGAACTCACGTCAGGAGACCAAGGAATCTATGTTGGTACGGGTGTAGGAGGTCAAAAAATCATTGTTGATAACAAATCTGACTCTATATTTAGCAGTTTTGGTCAGGGATTAGCCCTCAATAATGACGGCACTGTCGCCTTTTTTGCTGATGTAGATGCTGGAGGTCAAGGCATCTTTACTAGCAACGGTGTCAGTAACACTCAACAAATTGCCCATACAAACGGAACCTATAGTAACTTTGCCCCTGGACTTGCCATTAACGACAATGGGACAGTCGCCTTTTTTGCCAATCTTGATAGTGGGGCGCAAGAAATCTTTACCAGCGATGGCAATAAAACGATCCAAATTACCAACTGTACAGGTGCTGGCTCATCCGAACAACAATGTCCTCTGTCCAGTGTAAACCTTGATCCTCATGCACCTGACATTAATAATCAGGGAATGGTTAGCTTTGTCAGTCACTACGGTGTCTTTACAGGGGATGAGAATGGCAATTATCTAATTGTTGCTGATCAAGCTAACTTTTGGAATGGTTCATATCGGGAAGCTAATATCAATGACCAAGGCGAAGTCTCAGCCTTTGCTCATAATAATGGCGCGGGTCAAGTCATTTTTAAGGCGGATGGCATTAATGGTGAATTGATTGCCGGGAATAATTATGAGCAGTCAGAAACACCAGATACATTCTATAATGTTGGCACCAGTTCTATCAATAATAAAGGACTCGTCGCGTTTATGGCAAATCAGGTCGTTGAAGGGTCTAGCCCCTTTAGCAACCAGGATAAAGGCATTTTTGTGGGCAGTAATGCGGTTGAGGATAAAGTTATTGGCATTGGCGATACCTTATTCGGTTCCACTGTAGTTGATTTAGCCATGGATCGGCAAAGCCTGAGTGATGATAATGAGATTGTCTTCTGGGCAAAATTTGAAGATGGAACCGAGGGAATTTACCGCGCTAATAACATTGCCGATTCTCAATTTAATCCCTTGCTTCCTGATAGTACCTTGGATGGAGTGTTCCGATTTATTGACGTTATTGGTGGAAAATGGTACGACCCACCTTCCGCTTATGGCTTCCACTATGAAATGACCGGGAATTCTTTATTTACCTCAATTCTGAATTTCCCAGTTGGCTTTGAAAATCCCTTCACGGTATCTGTAGGAGATACAAATCTGGGTGAATTTCTACCCGGAGACAGTATCGATTTTGTCTCGCTTTTGGGTGGTGGTGTTTCTGAGTTTACGATTACCGGACTCAATGTTGATCCCACCAATCCTACAGCGTTCCCAATTAAACTTGACTTTGATACAGATACGGCGAGTTTCGATATGCACGCACTCATAGAGGAAGACAGTCAGAACGTGCCTGAACCCGTTTCTGTCGTCAGTTTTTTGACCTTTGGTTCAGGTGTTGTATTACTGCGTAGACGGAAATCACGGCAGGTGTAGGAGCGGGTTTTACAACTATCTTATCGGTTGCACCCAGATGTAACTAAACCCGCCCCTCCCAACGTTTTTTTGACAGATATACCGTAGGGTGGGTTGAGCGAAGCCGGTGGGTTGAGCGAAGCCGGTGGGTTGAGCGAAGCCGAAACCCACCAGCCTACCAGTCAGTAACATTGATCTATACCTATTAAAGCTTGGCTAGAGTTCTTTATAGGTAAAGGTACAAACAAATAACCAACAAAAACTGAAAAATTGAAGGAGAAAACAATGTTGAACTATACCGCAAAATTTTCTATTTCTGCTCATTTTATCCCTATCGCCACCGTATGCGGTTTGCTTTTGGCTACAGCAGAAACGGCTCAAGCTGCTACGTTTGCTCTCANNNNNNNNNNNNNNNNNNNNNNNNNNNNNNNNNNNNNNNNNNNNNNNNNNNNNNNNNNNNNNNNNNNNNNNNNNNNNNNNNNNNNNNNNNNNNNNNNNNNNNNNNNNNNNNNNNNNNNNNNNNNNNNNNNNNNNNNNNNNNNNNNNNNNNNNNNNNNNNNNNNNNNNNNNNNNNNNNNNNNNNNNNNNNNNNNNNNNNNNNNNNNNNNNNNNNNNNNNNNNNNNNNNNNNNNNNNNNNNNNNNNNNNNNNNNNNNNNNNNNNNNNNNNNNNNNNNNNNNNNNNNNNNNNNNNNNNNNNNNNNNNNNNNNNNNNNNNNNNNNNNNNNNNNNNNNNNNNNNNNNNNNNNNNNNNNNNNNNNNNNNNNNNNNNNNNNNNNNNNNNNNNNNNNNNNNNNNNNNNNNNNNNNNNNNNNNNNNNNNNNNNNNNNNNNNNNNNNNNNNNNNNNNNNNNNNNNNNNNNNNNNNNNNNNNNNNNNNNNNNNNNNNNNNAACCAGGCGTCGTCAAGGTTAAAGCTATTGGCAGATGGGAGTGCGATGCCGGACGTATCGCGACTTCACCTATTTCTTAAATGCCCAACTTTTACGTCTATCAATAGCAAGATATTGGAGCAGGTTTTATGGCAACCTCAAGACGAATTAAAACCTTATCTATCGCTATAATTGAAGTAGTTAGTGCTGGAGTCAATACAGTCCGTATTCCGCAACTAACACCAACTATTTTCAGTCCAAACACACCGTTGAATTTTCAGCGTGAGATGGAACAGACAGCCAATCAACCCGCTCGGAATATTTGCCCATCTCGCCCGACTCTCCCCTGTGCAGAAAGACCCCGATAGATAAGAAAGGAATAGGGAACAGGAAGGGTAAGGGACAAAGCTTTACAGAATAAAACCTGATTTTCTGTATTTTTTACTACATTTTTGCCTGAATTTTATCCGGGTTGTCCAAGCTGGCGATCCAGTGAATACAGAGTTGGTGATTAACTTTGTAAATATTTGTTACAAAATCCGGACTATGTGCGTAAAGGGGAGGAATGAACCCAGAGTAATAGTTAGAAAGTCAATTCACTGTCAACCAATCCAGGAAACTTATGTGGAACATCATTTTCATGGGATTAATTCTCTTTTACCTAGTCATGCTGCTGCTTTTCTTCACACGATGGCTAGGCTTTTTACAACGTGAGGAAAACCTCTCTCCCCAAACCCGATTTCACTCGCTCATGTTCTTACTCACCGCCGCTATCCTGTGGCCCCTAGTTGTACCCATCTCTTACCTAGAACTATTAGAACGCCAAGAACAGCTTCAGAATTTTTGATCAACCGGAGTGTCCTGTTTATTTCTGACACCGCATCAATCACTATTACATCCCAAGTCGCCTGAATTGAAGGAACAAGTCCAATGACTGCATTTACCCTTAACCCCAACCGTTGCGATGAAGACTATATCCATCAGCCATCACTCTTCAATAATCAGACATTAATTTTTTCGCTTCATCCTTCAACCTATTCCATTTCTAAACGCTGCATCGATATTATAGGATCTCTAATCGGACTTCTGATTCTAGGGATACTTTTTCTCCCCATCGCCATTGCCATAAAACTCGATAGTCCCGGCAATATTTTCTATAGTCAAACCCGCCACGGACTTTATGGAAAACCCTTCAAAATCTGGAAATTCCGCTCAATGATTCCCCAAGCGGATGCCCTAAAATCCCAAGTTCCCAATCAAGTCCAAGGACACCTGTTTAAGAATGACAATGACCCCCGCATCACCCGTGTGGGGCATTTTCTGCGCCGCACTAGCTTAGACGAATTTCCGCAATTTTGGAACGTCTTAATCGGAGACATGAGTTTAGTTGGCACTCGTCCGCCTACCCACGACGAAGTGATCCATTACAACCCCCACCATTGGCAGCGATTAAACGTAAAACCGGGGATCACAGGCGAATGGCAAGTCAAGGGGCGATCGCAGGTACAGGATTTTGAGGCGGTGGTTGCTCTTGATTTAAATTATCAGAAACAATGGCATCCTGGGTATGATTTAATGATTATTTGGAAAACAATTTCCGTTGTTTTTACCCGACTCGGTGCCTGCTAACGAACAGAAGGCAGAAGGTATAGATGTAAAGTACGACACAAAAAAGCCTCGAAAAAAGCATCTTAAACTCTAATTTTCTAGTAATTTTCCTTCCTGCTCAGCTTCAGGTTATAGCTGGGTTAGTTTTTCGTAGTCTAAACTCCAGTCAATTAGTCTCACTATGTAGGTGTACTTCATTGTAGGAAGTTGTAGGTTGGGTTGCAGCAACGAAACCCAACCTATCTTTTACTCAACTGATGCTCTAATCGGCACTGGCTACCAAGCCATTGCCACTACCAACATATTTAATCACTTCAACGCCATTTTGTTCCAAAATCACCAGCGGTTCCTTATTTGTACCTAATTCAATACGCTTAACCAAAACTGCGCCATTCAACAAAGAATCCCCCGCCCGCACATAGCGGCTGGTTGTGTTCGCTGACGCCTTGACAATTGCATTCCATTGTCCCTCAAGCTGCATCACACCACTCACTTTTACCGCATCAGCCAGTTCAGTAGAAGGGGCGGGCGGTTCCTCAATAACGGTTGTCTCGCTAGGCGCTGGAGACGGTTGAGGCTTGGGTGCTTGAGTTTTAGGGGCTGGGGTTTCAGGTGATTTTTCGTTCGCGGCGGGAGTGGGAGAGGATTTAGTCGGAGAGGGTTGGCGTTTAGGTTCTGAAGTTGGGGAAGGTTGAGTTTTGGCTGGAGTTTCAGACGCTTTTGGCTGGGAGGGTTGCGTTTTAGCTGGTTGAGGCTGAGTCGGTTGAGTTGTCTTTGTCGGAGTAGACTGTTGATTCGGTGCAACCTTAACCGTACTAAACGGATCTTGACGCGCTTTAGCAACAGGTATCTCAATCAATCGGCTCGACGGAATCAGTCCGGCTGGCGGTGGAGGAACTAGGGTTTTGCTTCGATTGTTGGCAGTTTCAGCTTCAGGTTGTGTCGGGGCTGTCGCTACAGACGATTCAGGTTGTGGGGTTTGACTGACTTGGTTATTTTGACGGGTGCAGCTAGTGACGAGCAGAGCAACTAGACCTAAACCAGCGATCCACCGCAGCTTATTCATGGCGATTA
Coding sequences within:
- a CDS encoding DUF7453 family protein is translated as MLKFKPILSLTVVGLSLSLLSSGKALAFSFNFSPIVETNSSFSSFSSLGSGLGTAGGNSGYKLSNDADYQNGKGLAINNNGQVVFFAELTSGDQGIYVGTGVGGQKIIVDNKSDSIFSSFGQGLALNNDGTVAFFADVDAGGQGIFTSNGVSNTQQIAHTNGTYSNFAPGLAINDNGTVAFFANLDSGAQEIFTSDGNKTIQITNCTGAGSSEQQCPLSSVNLDPHAPDINNQGMVSFVSHYGVFTGDENGNYLIVADQANFWNGSYREANINDQGEVSAFAHNNGAGQVIFKADGINGELIAGNNYEQSETPDTFYNVGTSSINNKGLVAFMANQVVEGSSPFSNQDKGIFVGSNAVEDKVIGIGDTLFGSTVVDLAMDRQSLSDDNEIVFWAKFEDGTEGIYRANNIADSQFNPLLPDSTLDGVFRFIDVIGGKWYDPPSAYGFHYEMTGNSLFTSILNFPVGFENPFTVSVGDTNLGEFLPGDSIDFVSLLGGGVSEFTITGLNVDPTNPTAFPIKLDFDTDTASFDMHALIEEDSQNVPEPVSVVSFLTFGSGVVLLRRRKSRQV
- a CDS encoding sugar transferase translates to MTAFTLNPNRCDEDYIHQPSLFNNQTLIFSLHPSTYSISKRCIDIIGSLIGLLILGILFLPIAIAIKLDSPGNIFYSQTRHGLYGKPFKIWKFRSMIPQADALKSQVPNQVQGHLFKNDNDPRITRVGHFLRRTSLDEFPQFWNVLIGDMSLVGTRPPTHDEVIHYNPHHWQRLNVKPGITGEWQVKGRSQVQDFEAVVALDLNYQKQWHPGYDLMIIWKTISVVFTRLGAC